TTGCCTCGGTGGGGAGCAGTTCCTCCTCTGGGGAAGGTACACAACCTTCCCGCACAGAAAATCGTGATCCACTACCCAATCCATGGGCGCCACCACCGGCTACCCAGAGTTCTGCGACCACTAGCACAACAACTAGCAGTGGCAGTGGATCTGGCAGTAGCTCCAGCAGTGCTACCGGAAACACAGTGGCTGCAGCCAATTATGTCGCCAGTATCTTCAGCACCCCAGGAATGCAGAGCTTGCTGCAACAGATAACCGAAAACCCCCAGCTGATCCAGAATATGCTGTCTGCACCATATATGAGAAGCATGATGCAGTCTCTGAGCCAGAATCCAGATTTGGCTGCACAGATGATGCTGAATAGCCCTGTGTTTACTACAAATCCTCAGCTGCAGGAGCAGATGCGTCCACAGCTCCCTACTTTCCTACAGCAGATGCAGAATCCAGAGACGCTATCAGCCATGTCAAACCCAAGAGCAATGCAGGCTTTAATGCAGATCCAGCAGGGGCTACAGACATTAGCCACTGAAGCTCCTGGCCTCATTCCAAGCTTCACTccaggtgtgggggtgggggtgctgggaaCCGCGATAGGCCCTGTAGGCCCAGTCACACCCATAGGCCCCATTGGCCCCATAGTCCCGTTTACTCCCATAGGCCCCATTGGGCCCATAGGACCCACTGGCCCTGCAGGTCCCCCTGGCTCCACTGGCACAGGCGCCCCCCCTGGGCCTACTGTGTCTAGCGCTGCACCCAGTGAAACCACGAGCCCAATATCGGAATCTGGACCCAACCAGCAGTTCATTCAGCAAATGGTGCAGGCTCTGGCTGGTGCAAATCCTCCGCAGCTGCCAAATCCAGAAGTCAGATTTCAACAACAACTGGAACAGCTCAACGCAATGGGCTTCTTAAACCGGGAAGCAAACTTGCAGGCTCTAATAGCAACAGGAGGCGACATCAATGCAGCCATTGAGAGGCTGCTGGGCTCCCAGCCATCGTAATTACATTTCTGTACCATGAAAAAATGTATCTTATTTTTGATAATGGCTCTTAAatctttaaacacacacaaaattgtgCTTTActttcagtttgatttttttcaactctGTCTAGTTATAAATTTAATATGCATTTTAAGGTGGAGTCCTTTCCTCCCTCTttgtttcctccctccttccctctctccttcctcccctcccttcctctgtttTGAATGGTGAGAATCAATGCTGTTTTACTCAAAGGTGTTGCATGCAAACACTTCTTTATTCTGCATTTATTGTGATTTTTGGAAACAAATCAACCTTTACAGTTGGGTGAACAAGTTTTGTCCTACAGATGTccaatttatttgcattttaaacattAGCCTATGATAGTAATTTAATGTAGaatgagaatattaaaaacagaaacagattaacTGAAACTCTATAATTTGTGGTACAATATTGCTTATTGTGATTTTGGCATGTATTTTTGCTAGCAAAATGCTGTAAGATTTATACTATTTGATCTTTTTTGATATATTTGTACACAGTACAGTAAGCACAATTGGAACTGTACACCTCGATAAATTGCAGCAGAATCTCTGAGCAGATATGTATAAccaaaatgagaaagaatataagaaatatgTCTGGAGCTTGGTATATCTCACAATTTTGTAGAATCTTACAGCATCTTTGATAAACTTCTCAGTGAAAATGTTGATTAGGTAAGTTCAGTTAAAATATAGTAGAAATGTTTATCCTGGTATCTCTAAGTATACATTTAATTGTACAGAAAACAGTGTGATGTGTCAACATTTGCAAATTGATTGTATATGATCTTAATCTTAGTGCAGCCTGAAGGATCAGTATAGTAATGCCAGGAAAGTGCTTTTTTAAGACTTCCTTCTCAGCTTCTCCCATAAAGAGATCCTAATACGCATTTTGATTTGTAATTGGAAATGTAACTTTCACTGAAAGTGTCATGTGATGTTTGCATTACTTTTAACTGCTGTGTATAAAGAAAACTGTATCTTTTGACTCCATCAGTTATTTCTCTTGTGCACAgggaaaatgcattaaaaatgactaaaaaaataaaaaaatgaataattttttttctttttgccttctctcCATAGGATCATGTTTAGAAGGATTGCCCAACCCCAGGATTATGTAAATCTTGTCCTGTTTTCTCTAATTTTAATGGTTTAGTTTTTTATAAAAGTACCTTTGCCCTGTCTGGAATTATTTTGGTGTATAGATTTAGGTATTTTACCATTTTTCCCTCAAGTTTAGACTGTTGTTACCTAGTATTTATTTCATTGTCCACATTCCCCCTCCGTTTGAAAtgtcatgtgtatatatgtgtatatatatatatatatacacacatatatatgcacatatatatatatatacacacgtagtatatgtgtatgtatatatacacgcacacatatacacactttaTTCTGTTTGAATTCTCTTTAGTACCACTGAACATTGTAGCCCCAGTACACCAGCCTGTAGTTATTGAGTTAGAAATATGACTTCATATCTCTTAGGGCACATCCTCCTTttgatctcttttatttttatttttcacaattttctACTGATTCCAACAGGTTTGTATTACCAGATGAACTTTATAGTTACTAGATAACCACCCCCCCAAATAAATTGGTAATTTGGTTAGCGTTGTCTTAAATTGATAGGATAGTGAGAAGTACAGAATTACGATGCTTTCCAGAAACATGATATAttgcctcattaaaaaaaaaaaacactttttacaTCTTTcaagagttttatttatttaagccaCATATAATTTGTAATAAATATATTCCTAGTAATACAGATATATAGGAAACAATTCTGCATTTGGGAGTTCTTACTCAGTGTGTTACCCATGTTGTACATTTTTGCTTTATAAGGGAAGAATGTATTTTCATAGATTAGTTTTAAGTTGACAGCTGACTGAAATCTATTAAAAGGTTTTCAGTTGATCCTTTTGAGTGTTTCCTGGTAATCAATCATATCAATGGTAAAATTATAATGatagattattttcaaaatttataaCAGATTCTAACAGCATGGGTTAAACAATTCCTGCTAGAGAAAAAATTAGTGGCAGTGAcattcttatttctcattttaaccaGACTATGTTTGCTGCAGCAATTCTAAATTGCATTTTCGAAAAGCCATTTCTCTGGGACATGGTCTAATAAGTTTGCAAAATGCTGTATACTATAGCCCCTCTTGGACAGTCATTATGTAGTAAATTTTGACTAGTATTGTTTTCTTAAAAGGAGTACGTTCTTCAGTTTAAAACAGTAAAAACTATTTAAACTTTTACCTAACTCAGCGTTGCCTAAACTTACTTGAGTTAAGAActactttttcccttttaaacACAATAACATTGCTTAGAACACCAACTGAGGAAATGGTGTTTTATTATTTCACTGCTGTATGAAGCTGTGTGTTTATGGTAATTACAATAACAAAGTCTTccacagtaagttaaaaaaattttatgacaTAAATGATTTTATACATCAAATCATATCAGTACAAAAATAAGCCAATAACATAGAAAATAGCAATAAATCAATAGCCATAGGAAAAAGTGGATGGATATTTTCTGAGGCCTGGCTCAGACAATTTAGCAGGTAAAATTCTTTCAGGCGTTTAAGGAATTACTCTTGCCaaatgtttctctgccttttaatacgtTTTGTTTTCTCCCTGAAAAAGTCCATGTCTTTACACTATTAATGCtattttttgttgtatttttgctttccagtttattaatttttatttgtaactactccctcttttaaaaaatttttatactgTTCTTCCTCCATATCTTACGTGATATAATTTCCTCATTATCTTCCAAGTTCATTTTATaggctctgtttttgttttgggttttctgtatttattattaattcatAATTTATCCATGTATTCATCATTGAATAAGAAGGGTATATCCTAACCTGCTTTCTGTCCCTCCAATAAGAGTTGGGTAATTATCTTATGCTTTCATTATTTAAGTGGTTGTCACCCCCTCCCTAAGCTTACACTAGATGGCTAAAGTGCAAGTTTACAGTACTGACTTTTGATCCAGCAGGATAAAATAGTGGGGAGGGAGCTAGGCTCAGGGGCAATCCCAGCAGGAATGGTTCACCTTAAGATCGCATTCCTCATTTGTTCTTTTGGCCTCTACTTCAGGTGTGTGATGTCATGTACAGTCACCACTTGTGTGTGGCCATTTGTGGTTGGAGTCAGGGAATAGATATACAACATTGAAATAAGTCCTGCTGGTTTATTAATGAGGACTCACATCAGGCTGAGACCATCTTGTTTAATGATATACCATGGTCAGAGACACTGAATTTGCCTTCTGAGAAGGGGCAGCCTGCTCCAAAATCTCTTCGTGTACAATGTCAAAATAACAACAAGAGGAATAATTCCTGTCAGAGCCTAGCCCAAGGATTGGGATTAGGGTATTAGGAGAGCCCTTTGGCCTGTGTTTCATGTCCACTAGAATACCTCAAATTCAGAATTTTAACATTATTCTCTAATGAATTTATTATTCTAGCCATACAACTAAGACTGACCTGTTAGAAAATGTTCATAGTACAGCTTAATTTAGTAAATATACACTTTTAAAACTATGTGGCAATTTTTATATTCCCAACTtggcattattttattaaagaatatatttGGAGACTTAGATAAAGGAAGTTACTCAGGCTTACCTCAATTTATGAGTGGTTCCCattccaactttttcactgcctgcccccaccttcaatccttgCTCCTTTAAGCTAGATTGTATTAGTGGTTTTCTGCCAGGATTTTCTTGATTTGTAAATGAATCACAAAACTTCAGATGGTGATATCTTTCAATATGACCCCATCAACATCATGTCTTAAAGAAGTTCCTTGAGAATTCTAATGCCCTTGTTGTTTGTACAGGTTTTGCTCAATTTTTGTTTGCCTGTGGTAATTTCTATTGATTTGTGAGAGAAAGGGCAAGAACTGGGGACCTGTTCCATTGCTACCATCTTCCTAGAAGTCTGTTAGGAAACTTAGGGGAGAAAcaattttctaaaaatagaaaggagaaaaatgatttGGCAGACATCAGACTGAAGCCACCTCAAAGAACAACATTGTCAGGTGGTATACATTCTTACCAAGGCTTTaaacattttgatattaattACCATTGGCAAAAGTTAATTCTAAACCAACACCTCCAAAGTTTGAGTAAGCCACTCTCCAGTAATTTTTTGTCCTGATGTACATAGACAAAATTATTCATCAGATGGATATGTATTGATGCATATAGCTTCAGCTATACTGAGATATCTATGCACAGACTTGGATTCCCTAAACACTTCCAAAATTCAACTTCAGAACTTCTCAGCCCAATGTGAGGATTAGCGAGTTTAAGGTAATTTCAGGGAAGATGCtgtaatttattattaaaaaatagttgATGAGCTTGATTACTCAGCTCTAGCATGGGTTTCATAAGATTGTTTCTGTCAGATTAGAAGGACAATAATAACTAATTATTCATGCTTATGTTCAATTTTCATAGCAATCCTATAAGGTAGTACTACTATTATCTTCCCtagtttacaaataaggaaataaactaAAAGAGGTTAATTTTCTGGGGTCTCATAGCTATTAAGTGATGGGGTCAAAATTTGAAACAAATTCTGAGATTCCAGAGTGTGTACTGAACCAGTTGACTCTTTTGCTCTCCCCTGAACTTATTCAAATATACTAGTCTATTTATAAAagagattttattataaattatgtaCTCACTTGCTTCCTGGGTGTTGTGGCAACATATTAGTTGCTTTTAAATGAAGCATCTCTGCTGCTGTTCACCCTGGTACAGGTTacataaaaatgtgtgtgtgagaaTCAACTCTGTCATTATCAAAACTGCAATTTGGAGGTTTGGCTTTCTGACTTTTGAGTTATGGCTAATATTTGAGACTATCCTTCAGTACATCTGTCCAGTGTCCTAATACATATGGTATGCCTCCAAATTGGCAATCACATGGGCCACTTGTGCTTCAGCTGCTCTGGAGGATGCCTGCCTTTTTGTTTAGCTGCCTCCCAGAGACCTCACAAGGCAATAAACATTGTGTACCTCACCATGGtatttggcagtttctcaaaatgcCCTTAAGAGCAAAAATGTAGTAACATGAGCTAGATAATAACAGGCCAGTAGATGGGTTAGTAAATTGAAAGTGTCAAATGATGTGTCAATGTAAACAAGAGGTTTCTAACTTCAGTTCTGTCCCATTGAAGTTATTTTTCTATGACTAGGTATGAAAGTATAGCTTGCCCATCCCATGGCAAATAGTATAGCATTAGAAGGCAGAATAAATGCACTGGATGTCACTAACAAGATCCAAAAGTCCTTagtagaatgaagaaaaaaatatagacaaaTTTAACAGGATTAAATTGAATAGGATAAAATGTAAAGTCCTGTGCTTGTATCAAAATTTCAGTTAATAAAGGAAAAGGATTATATAGCTTAAAAATAGCTTTTGTGAAGAAGACTCTGTGGTTTTAATGTACTGTAAGTTTAACATGAGCCCACCATGTGAGCACACAAATGTACTAAAGTTCAGGCTTCATTAATAGAGGTATGATGTCCAGCACAGGGAAGTCCTTCATAATGTTTTATTCTGTACTTGACCATTCATGTTGGGAGATTTGTATCATTTCAGAGTGCCACAATTAAGATGGACACAGATAACATGAAAAGTGACCGAAATGGTAACTCACTTACAAAAAGAcccagaacaatttttaaaagcttcaagAGTGCTTTAGTGTAAAGACTGGGGTTGtggatattttcctttaaataattGAAGGCCTTGTCAGATAGAAGAGGGGTAACATTTACTTGGGTAGCTCCAGAGGgcaaataatttcatattttaaaataagtcagaTTTTTGGCTTACTTTTAGGAACTTTCTAGCAACAAATTGAAGATACCCTCTTCACTGGAGCTGTTTAAATGGAAGGAAGCCCATTTGCTGGAAATGTTCAAGAATAGTTCTATACATTAGGTAGAACTCTGGATTAGAAGACCTTCAAGATTCCTTCTAAAGCTAATATTTTCCCAATGGACTCTTAAGCTTTTCACTGAATTTGCAAGGTCTGAGTTCAAAGTTGTTCCGAAATGAAGTCATGTTACAAACTTCTATCCTAAATTTCCTACTTCAATAAATTCAAATCAGACAGCACATCTTTGTTGACAACAAATTTAGATAAACTCACTGTTTTATTTCATGATGCTACCATGGGGAAAGGACTCAAATACAATCTTAAAATGAATGTTGGAACATGCTGAGAGCTTGGGGGGAGGAAATAGGAGTGGATGCCTGAAGTTAAAGGATTCTGGTTTGAAAATGAAGATTACAGTGGCATTCTGACCTCCTGTTTTTCTTGATAATATTCTCCTACTTTTGTGATTCACCATGGTGGTTAAAGTGATTTGCAGAAGTTGAAATTAACGGTAGTATGTAAGATGTGATATGATAACagtgtgtgtatctgtatcagttcagttcagtcactcagtcatgtccaactcataaaaagtttatttaaaaactatCTAGACATAGGAATACATCCAGAAATGGAAGCAGGGGTGTAAGAGAAGCAAGAAGGCCAAGACAATTTTGCTGTAGCCTCTGGTCACATGATATGTGGTTAATCCAGGTTAAGGCTCATGGAGAAGGCAAACATCTACATGGGAAATGTATCAGAATTTATCAGTAAAGCGTATGTGGAGGGGACCTTGATTTAGCTGGCAAAAGCagttttacacacatacacacacacacacatttgagaTTCAATTTACATTTGTTTAATAAGGGAACTGATATGTTTTCACTATGAGGATACTCTTTTCTAGACTCTTTGGAGTCCTAGGGTAACATAAATGATACAAAGCATACTAACTCAAAATATTGATGTCATTTGATGGAATAAAATCCATGGTATCATGTAAAACGTATCAGTACAAATGTTTTTCTGCTCCAAAAGGATCACTCTAACTAAAGAATTATATATGGAATTccgtatatatgtataatatatatgtatgctgctgctgctgataagtcgcttcagttgtgtccgactctgtgcgaccccatagacggcagcctgccaggctcccccgtccctgggattctccaggcaagaacactggagtgggatgccatttccttccccaatgcatgaacatgaaaagtgaaagtgaagtcactcagttgtgcccgattcttagcaaccccatggactgctgcctaccaggctcctctgtccatgggattttccaggcaagagtactggagtggggtgccattgccttctccaatatatatgtaattccatatataatttctttcatcagtgtcttataattctctgtgttcagttcagttcagtcgctcagtcatgtccgactctttgtgaccccatgaatcgtagcacgacaggcctccctgtccatcaccaactcccggagttcactcagattcacgttcatcgagtcagtgatgccatccatacaGTTCTTTTACCTCCtgaggtaagtttattcctagatatttaattctttatgtTGCAATCGTGAATgagattgatttcttaatttctctttctga
This portion of the Capra hircus breed San Clemente chromosome X unlocalized genomic scaffold, ASM170441v1, whole genome shotgun sequence genome encodes:
- the UBQLN2 gene encoding ubiquilin-2 — protein: MAENGESSGPPRPSRGSAAAQGPASTQAEPKIIKVTVKTPKEKEEFAVPENSSVQQFKEAISKRFKSQTDQLVLIFAGKILKDQDTLIQHGIHDGLTVHLVIKSQNRPQGQSTQPSNAAGTNTTTASTPRSNSTPISTNSNPFGLGSLGGLAGLSSLGLSSTNFSELQNQMQQQLLSSPEMMIQIMENPFVQSMLSNPDLMRQLIMANPQMQQLIQRNPEISHLLNNPDIMRQTLEIARNPAMMQEMMRNQDLALSNLESIPGGYNALRRMYTDIQEPMLNAAQEQFGGNPFASVGSSSSSGEGTQPSRTENRDPLPNPWAPPPATQSSATTSTTTSSGSGSGSSSSSATGNTVAAANYVASIFSTPGMQSLLQQITENPQLIQNMLSAPYMRSMMQSLSQNPDLAAQMMLNSPVFTTNPQLQEQMRPQLPTFLQQMQNPETLSAMSNPRAMQALMQIQQGLQTLATEAPGLIPSFTPGVGVGVLGTAIGPVGPVTPIGPIGPIVPFTPIGPIGPIGPTGPAGPPGSTGTGAPPGPTVSSAAPSETTSPISESGPNQQFIQQMVQALAGANPPQLPNPEVRFQQQLEQLNAMGFLNREANLQALIATGGDINAAIERLLGSQPS